One part of the Alistipes onderdonkii genome encodes these proteins:
- a CDS encoding mobilization protein, translated as MTTTKKRIGRPTTTDPRIHRYNFKLTTEENIRFKQMLCKAGLEHNRSRFIVKRIFGEEFVVVKRDPSKVQFIARLNDFYFQFQKLGNNYNQIVKAINAHFSNVAIPHQIAMLEQRTRELKALSIEILNLTKQAKEWLRI; from the coding sequence ATGACAACCACAAAAAAGAGGATCGGACGCCCGACAACGACAGATCCCAGAATCCACAGGTATAATTTCAAACTCACCACGGAAGAGAATATCCGCTTTAAGCAGATGCTTTGTAAGGCGGGATTGGAGCATAACCGCAGCCGATTTATCGTAAAACGCATCTTCGGCGAGGAGTTCGTTGTCGTTAAACGCGACCCTTCGAAAGTGCAGTTTATTGCCCGTCTGAATGACTTTTATTTCCAATTTCAAAAGCTCGGGAACAACTATAACCAGATTGTAAAAGCCATCAACGCGCACTTTTCTAACGTTGCTATCCCGCATCAGATCGCTATGCTGGAGCAGCGAACCCGCGAGTTGAAGGCCCTGAGCATCGAGATTCTGAACCTCACAAAACAGGCTAAGGAATGGTTGCGAATATAA
- a CDS encoding DUF3408 domain-containing protein, whose translation MDSLKETDKPAPNPSKHPRIEVDEELMRQMIAGQAPLDSKVVRRIPEPEEEDTDTPEGNTSETVSGVSAPTAEKTDVGTQTTPVKESSGFRRKKIALPDFERTFFASVDCRNRSAIYVSTRTKHKVSEILHLLGDDTTRLTALADNMLRFVIAIYSDELNYLHEKKNNRRPF comes from the coding sequence ATGGATTCATTGAAAGAAACAGACAAACCTGCACCCAATCCTTCTAAACATCCCCGTATCGAAGTCGACGAGGAGCTGATGCGTCAGATGATCGCCGGACAGGCCCCTTTGGATTCGAAAGTCGTCCGCAGGATTCCCGAACCGGAAGAGGAAGATACGGACACTCCTGAGGGAAACACATCGGAAACGGTATCCGGAGTATCGGCACCGACTGCTGAAAAAACAGACGTCGGCACCCAAACGACTCCCGTAAAGGAGTCTTCCGGATTCCGGCGTAAAAAGATCGCGCTGCCGGATTTCGAACGCACGTTCTTCGCGTCGGTGGATTGCCGTAACCGCTCGGCGATCTATGTCAGTACCCGAACCAAGCACAAAGTGTCGGAAATACTCCACCTGTTGGGTGATGACACGACAAGGCTTACGGCTTTGGCCGACAATATGCTGCGCTTCGTAATCGCAATTTACAGCGACGAGCTGAATTATCTCCACGAAAAAAAGAACAACAGACGACCGTTTTGA